Below is a genomic region from Halobacterium sp. CBA1132.
GGACTCTTTCTTCACCACTTATTTGTCGGTCAATAAGTGTGTTAAAGAAATCTATTTTTTCCTCCTCAGTGGCAAGCCGAATAGTTAGTTTCTGCCTTTCGCCTTCACTCGTAAATTCCGCAAGCCCAGCCTGTCCGCTACTTCCCGAGTAAGTGCAAAGAATTTCAGCTTGGTCAGTTTTTGCGTTTACCAGTTTATCAGCGTTGCTAGCGTAGTCACGGACATTGGTTGGATTAAAGTCTAAGTCAATAGCTTCCAGAATAGAAGTCTTACCAACGTTATTCCTACCAGTGATGATGTTGATATCCTTCGCTTGGAAGGCGAAATCAGAGTGACCCTTGAAATTTTTAACCGAAATTCGTTCTATATCTACCATTTTAACTAATCCATGATTGGGGAACAGCGAACTTTCCAGATACTCTTAGATTGAGACAGGTCAACGTATATATTTGGTGTTGCCCGGCCCGACAGTTTAAACCGCGAGACGAGCCTATTCCGGGGTAATGAAAGTCGCGGACGTACCCGGTCTCCCCGAGGGGGTCGCCGACCACCTCGAATCGGGGGGCATCGAGGAGCTGTACCCGCCGCAGGCCGAGGCCGTGGAGGCGGGCGTCGCGGAGGGCGAGAGCGTCGTCGCGAGCGTGCCGACCGCCAGCGGGAAGACCCTGATTGCGCAGTTGGCGATGCTGTCGGCCATCGAGGACGGCGGCACCGCCCTCTACATCGTGCCGCTGCGCGCGCTCGCCGGCGAGAAGGCCACCGAGTTCGAGGCGTTCGAGCAGTTCGGGCTGTCCGTGGGCGTCTCCACGGGGAACTACGAGGACGACGGCTCGCGGCTGTCGGACAACGACATCATCGTCGCGACCTCCGAGAAGGTCGACTCGCTCGTACGCAACGGTGCTGGCTGGATCGACGACCTCTCGTGTGTGGTCGCGGACGAGGTCCACCTCGTCGACGACGACCACCGCGGCCCGACGCTGGAAGTGACGCTCGCGAAACTCCGCCAGCGCGTGCAGGACCTCCAGGTGGTGGCGCTGTCGGCGACGGTCGGGAACGCCGACGAGATAGCTGACTGGCTGGACGCCGAACTCGTGGACTCGGAGTGGCGGCCAATCGACCTGCGGACGGGCGTCCACTACGGGCAGGCGGTCCACTACGACGACGGCACGCAGGAGGAACTCGCGACCGGCGGCAGCGACAGTCAGACCGCTGCCATCGTGGAGGACACGCTCGCGGACGACGGCTCGACGCTCGTGTTCGTGAACTCCCGGCGGAACGCGGAGGCAGCGGCGCGCCGGCTCGCGGACGTCACCAAGCAGGGCATCAGCGACGACGACCGCGAGCGCCTCCGGAAGGTCGCCGACGAAATCAGGGGCGTCAGCGACACGGAGACCAGCACCGACCTCGCGGACGCCGTGGAGAAGGGCGCGGCGTTCCACCACGCGGGATTGTCGAGAGAGCAAAGAGAGCTCGTCGAGGACGCGTTCCGCGACCGCGCCATCAAAGTCGTCTCCGCGACGCCGACGCTCGCGGCGGGCGTGAACACGCCGAGCCGCCGAGTCGTCGTGCGGGACTGGCAGCGCTACGACGGCACTGCGGGCGGCATGCAGCCGCTGTCCGTGCTGGAGGTCCACCAGATGTTCGGGCGCGCGGGCCGCCCCGGTCGAGACCCGTACGGCGAAGCGGTGCTGCTCGCGAACGACCACGACGAGCTAGAGGAGCTGTTCGACCGGTACATCTACGCGGAGCCCGAGCCCGTGCGCTCGAAACTCGCGGCGGAGCCCGCGCTCCGCACGCACGTCCTCGCGGCCGTCGCGACGGGATTCACGACAACGGAGGACGCACTCCACGAGTTCCTCGGGGAGACGCTGTACGCCACGCAGACCGACGACCCCGGGCGGCTGAAGAGCGTCACGCGGGACGTGCTGGCGTACCTCGACCGGAACGAGTTCGTGGAGCGCGAGGACGGCACGCTGCGCGCGACCAGCACGGGCCACCTCGTGAGCCAACTGTACGTCGACCCGATGAGCGCGGCGACGCTGGTCGACGGACTGCGGGCGGCAGAACGCAGCGAGACGGCCAGCGGTGGCCGCCAGCGAGCGAGTGGCGACCCCGAGGACGCCGGCTTCCAGACCGCCAGCGAGATGCAGGAACCAGCGCCAGAGGCGGACGGTGACACCGGCGAGGGGGGCGCGAGTCCGACGCCGTTCGGGCTGTTCCACCTCGTGAGCCGGACGCCGGACATGTACGAACTCTACCTGCGGTCGGGGGACCGCGAGCAGTACACGGAGCTCGCCTACGAGCGCGAGGACGAACTGCTCGGGTCTGCACCCCGCGAGGAGGAGGCGGCCTTCGAGGACTGGCTGTCGGCGTTGAAGACCGCGAAGCTCCTCGAAGACTGGGCCTCGGAGTTGGACGAGGACCGCATCGCGGAGCGCTACGGGGTCGGCCCCGGGGACATCCGCGGGAAGGTCGAGACCGCAGAGTGGCTGCTGCACGCCGCCGAGCGCCTCGCCGGCGACCTCGACGACGTGGAGTCGGCGGCCGCTGTGCGCGAGGCGCGCAAGCGCGTGGAGTACGGCGTCCGCGAGGAACTCCTCGATTTGGCGGGCGTGCGGAACGTCGGCCGGAAGCGCGCTCGCCGCCTCTACAACGCGGGCGTCGAGTCGCGCGCCGACCTCCGGGACGCCGAGAAGAGCCTCGTGCTGGGGGCGGTGCGCGGCCGCGAGAAGACCGCCGAGCGCATCCTGGAGAACGTCGGGCACTCGAACCCCGAGATGGACAGCGTGGACGCCGACGCGGACGCGGTGGCGGCCGCCGAGGAGGCCGACCGTGGCGGGCAGGCGAATCTGGGGGACTTCTCGTGAAGCTGGTCGCGGGCAGCGTGGTCGTCGAGGACGTCGAGGTGTTCGTCGCGGCCCTGCCGGAGGGCGGCCCCGAGACCGTCGTGCAGGCGTTCGACGCGGCGTACGTCGCGGACCGCGAGCATCTCGCGGCGGCGGTCGAGCACGCCGACCGCGCGTTCGACCGCGGCGAGAACGTCGCCAGCGACCGGTCGGTCGAAGTCCTGCTGTACGCGGCGGGCCGCCGGCAGATTCGGGAGGCGCTCGAAATGGGCGTCGACGAGGGCGAGCAGGCGGTCGTGGTCGTTGTCGCGGGCGGCGACGAGGACAGCGCGGCGGCGGCAGTCGCGGCGTTCCTCGACGGCGGGCGAGTGCTGGCGGCCGACGAGCCGAGCGGAGCGGGCGTCTACGGC
It encodes:
- a CDS encoding ATP-dependent DNA helicase, encoding MKVADVPGLPEGVADHLESGGIEELYPPQAEAVEAGVAEGESVVASVPTASGKTLIAQLAMLSAIEDGGTALYIVPLRALAGEKATEFEAFEQFGLSVGVSTGNYEDDGSRLSDNDIIVATSEKVDSLVRNGAGWIDDLSCVVADEVHLVDDDHRGPTLEVTLAKLRQRVQDLQVVALSATVGNADEIADWLDAELVDSEWRPIDLRTGVHYGQAVHYDDGTQEELATGGSDSQTAAIVEDTLADDGSTLVFVNSRRNAEAAARRLADVTKQGISDDDRERLRKVADEIRGVSDTETSTDLADAVEKGAAFHHAGLSREQRELVEDAFRDRAIKVVSATPTLAAGVNTPSRRVVVRDWQRYDGTAGGMQPLSVLEVHQMFGRAGRPGRDPYGEAVLLANDHDELEELFDRYIYAEPEPVRSKLAAEPALRTHVLAAVATGFTTTEDALHEFLGETLYATQTDDPGRLKSVTRDVLAYLDRNEFVEREDGTLRATSTGHLVSQLYVDPMSAATLVDGLRAAERSETASGGRQRASGDPEDAGFQTASEMQEPAPEADGDTGEGGASPTPFGLFHLVSRTPDMYELYLRSGDREQYTELAYEREDELLGSAPREEEAAFEDWLSALKTAKLLEDWASELDEDRIAERYGVGPGDIRGKVETAEWLLHAAERLAGDLDDVESAAAVREARKRVEYGVREELLDLAGVRNVGRKRARRLYNAGVESRADLRDAEKSLVLGAVRGREKTAERILENVGHSNPEMDSVDADADAVAAAEEADRGGQANLGDFS
- the cgi121 gene encoding KEOPS complex subunit Cgi121, translating into MKLVAGSVVVEDVEVFVAALPEGGPETVVQAFDAAYVADREHLAAAVEHADRAFDRGENVASDRSVEVLLYAAGRRQIREALEMGVDEGEQAVVVVVAGGDEDSAAAAVAAFLDGGRVLAADEPSGAGVYGDRETIREFFDVSDAELDAAAGDLAGVVRERVTLLDVEK